The genome window ACACATCGATTAAGTTGAAGAATCGCATTCAACGAGTTCACGATGAAGCAACACTAAGGTGGGAATATGGGCTTGATGAAGATCTAAGTAGCACTGTATCCGATATAGAGCCAGAAGAGGATTCCAGTGACTTGGAATCGGAGGAGTCCCACACTACTTCGTATTCGGAGCACCAAGAAGGAAAACTATCTGATTTGGAAAACTATCCATTTGACAAAAAAGCAGAGGAATTCGAAATTGATCTAAATCTCGACAATGGAGATAGTAGAAACGGACCACATAATCCTAATGATTCGGAATCGCCCTTAATATTTAAGTATAAAAATCCATTAATTGAGACTACTTCGTTGGCAAAAGAAAACTTGCCTGAAACAGTTGATGCACAAAGCCCAAAAAAGGGAAACTTTATACAAATTGGAAGCGATCTGAGCCTACTTAAAACGGGTCCCTCTATTAAGGTAGTAAAGCCTCTTGCATTATTTCCAGAAGGTGGGGCAGCTGAGAATGTACCGCCTGCAAAGAGGAGAGCTCGGAAAATTCAATCCCTGGAGTGCCCTAAGTGCGAAAAGGTCTTCAAGACTCCATACAACCTGAAGACGCACATGGTGCGCCACACGGGCGAGAAGAACTTTCCATGCACGTTCTGCGACAAGCGGTTCGTCACTAAGTATCTGGTTCGTCTACATGAACGAGTGCGACACATGGGCGAACAGCCGTTCAAGTGCAACTTCTGCTCGAAAACGTTTTTTACAAGTTCAGCTAAGTCGCGCCATGAGCGGTAAGTCCTTACtgcatttgtatttaattttaaaagcGCTGACATAAACCATTCCCTATCACTATGACAGAATACGGCACATCAGAGATCTGAGCTACCAATGCGACCAGTGCACCAAGAGATTCAATACCAAGACCTGCTTGAATAAGCACAAGTTCCTGCACACAGGTCTTAAGCCCTTTGAGTAAGTGAACTGATATGAAACTGGAGTATATTCGATACAAGTCGTGTATTTCCCTCTCAGCTGCGTAATTTGCCAAATCAACTTTGCCCGAAAGGCAGCGCTAAGGAGACACTTCGATTCGGTTGCTCACCTGATTAGGGCAAACGCCATCCTGGAAATCGAAGGAGAGCACTGATCCGCCTATGAATTTCAGATCGCTTTTAATCCCGTCTTGGAAGATGCGGACTATGTAGTCCAATTGGAAGCACgacttgaataattttaagGCTCAGGATATCTAGACATAAATGTTTGAACGTATTCTTATTATTTTGGCACTGGATTGCCCTTCGTTTGCTGTAACTTATTTGTATTACGTTTTTGTCATTTGGTCATTTTTTAATACTTGTTTAAAACATTAAATAGGAATTATTTACCACGAAAAGCAAATGCTTGGAGTATATTCCATAACGACTTTCATAACAACCCTTGAATAAAAGGTGCCATTTTCAAATTCTGGCGCCACCGCATTCACCAGAGACGCGGACCATAACAACAGTTCCCTGCGAATGGCCCAAAATGAAGAAGCAGCTCTTTATAAAGTAAGGAATTTTGGCTCGAAAAATAACTCTTGGAAATGACGCCACAATGCCGGTTGTGTGGAGATTCAATATACACGCAAAATCCAGTTAACATATTCGATGAGCGCATCAAAATGGTCAGGCAAATCGCATTGGTCACGGGCCTTTGGGTGAGTGTGTAAATTAAATTGACAAAATCAAACCGCTAATTCTCTTTTGGCTTTCAAGCTCACCGATCACTCAAAGATGCCCCGGAATATGTGCTCCTGCTGCCTGCTGAGCTTGAAGAGCGCCATTGCCTTCCGGCAAGTCTGCATCAATACCAACAATCGACTGACAACCCAGCGCCGAAGACTGGAAGCCAAGGACGACGGATGCTGGGATGATCCACTGAGCGACGCGCACGAGGTGCTGAAGATCAACGATGCGGAAGTGGAGCAGGAGGTGTTGTACGAGGTGTCATATGCGGATAATGAGGGACTGGAGGAGGACCACGACCTGTTTAAGGAGGAGGAAGAAAGCGAGGTTGATGAGCAGAAGGAATTTGTAGATATTGCCAGCGAATTACCCTCCAATAAGGAGGATAATGAGCAAGAGCAAAAACAGGAGTGTGAGGATATGGTGGATAAAAGGAAAGGACATGATGCTGGCGAGGAGTCACAGGAATATGAGGAGTCACACCCAGATGAGGAGGACGAGCTTTGGCAGAACGAGGACGGCGACAGCGATACAGAAATTGATTCAATGTCAGATAGAAAAGCCACGTCGCGTCAACCGGCCCTTGACGAAGATAAGAAGTCTATTCGAAAATACACCAACAGGTCATCTCCCAAAAACGACGATACTGACATTCTGAAAACTGCGaagaaaaaacgaaaaacctACGTAAGCCGAAAGGTCCACGTCTGTGACCATTGCGGCAAGAAATTCACCGACAAGGGCAACTTTAACCTGCACGTGCTGCGCCACTCGGGCGTCAAGCCCTTCGAGTGTCCTGAGTGCGGCCAAAAGGAGTTCAACAGGTACATCCTGAACATTCACATTCGGGTGAAGCATCGCGGAGAGAAGCCATACGCCTGCCAGTTCTGCGACGAGAAATTCGCGCACAGTACTATGCGATCGCGCCACGAAAAGTGAGTCTATAGCATACCTTAAATCCCTAAAATGCCCCCACGAACACTCCCATTCTTTCAGCCGGGTACACCGGAACAGGAAATCACCAAAGAACTTCAAGTGCAACTATTGTGACAAGCGATTCGAGTCGAACTACCAGAGGGCCAAGCACGAGGTGGTCCACACTGGCGAGCGTAAATTCCAGTAAGATCTTATGAAGATATATGGCTAGATTTGTTTCTCCATGCGCCATTTGGAAAGCCATTATTTACAACACTACCATATTCCTTTAAATATCAATGATCTTATTATTTCCTGGTAAAAATGTTATGAATTCCACTTTGTAACTCTTTATCTTCTATTATCCACTGTATCCATCAATAATGTTAACTATTTTCTGATTGAAAAGTTACTTTTTCAAATGTTTAATTCTGTTTTTATCTACTTTCCCCTCAGCTGTGAGGTCTGCAAAGTGTCCTTCACACGGAACTCGAACTTGAGGACCCACTACCGCTCCGGGCAGCATCAAAGGAGACAGATCGCAATGAGTGCTAAGTCCGAAAAAGattccaaaaataaataaggtacAAATGTTTTGTTGTTAAGTGTTGTAATCCGTTTAGAGACCTAATGTTCTTATCTGTTAACAATTGTAAAATTGTAATAGCATAAAATTATTTCTAAGAATTTAATAAGATTAAATATCATAATATATCTGACTGTGATTTGGGTGTATCGATCAGTTTTAAAAGTGGATATCTCATCCTCTTAAATATTCTGCGCCAGAGGAACTAATTACATGTAGCTCACTTTAAAATGTGCCATTCACACAAAACAATGATAAACTATTCTGTAAACAGAAGTCCAACTTTGTTTACTTGGTGAAACCTAAACAATTGAGTTGAAACTGCAAAAAGGATGACCACGCTGTGCCGCACCTGTGGCCAGGAGGCGGAGCACGCCAAGGCACTTTTCGACAAAGAGACCAGAGATGTCCTGAGCAACATCCTCAAGCTGACGGGCCTTTGGGTAGGTGAACATTCCCGGTAACCAAGGAGTCATTTCCTCTTCGATTCCAGTTGAGGAACCTGCCGGGTGTGCCCACGAGGATCTGTTTATCCTGCTTGCTGGATCTGAACAATGCCACCGCATTCCGGGAGCGCTGCATCAGAACCAATTCGTCTTGGTTCGAAAAGCAGGGCAAACAAGAGGATTCGGACACTGAGACTGCAAAGGAAGGCGGGAATAACAGGGTAGAAAGTAGGGTGTATGTTATGCCCATTAGTATTGCACAGCCGCAAAGGAGGAGGATTCTGCCACAACGCAGCAAGAAAGTGAATGGAGGGACTCTTAAAACAGTAGAAACCCCAATTTACCCTTTGATTGTCCCAGAAATACCGCCTGCCGATCTCATAGATCCTCTCCGGTGCGAGGATCCTATTCAGAGCGAACCCCTGCTTTCAGCTGATTATCCAGAGGAGTCCATGAATCACGAAGAGGCAGAATCCAAAATGCCCCAAGTCAAGAAGGAAGAGCCCAGAACACCACAAGTCATCGAGAAAGTACAGAAAACGCGAAGAAAACCGAGGAACAAAGGGTGCTTAGAGGAGTGTCCTGGCAAGGACATGGCAAGAATAGAGAATATTGACTCAATTACCAATAAGACCAAAGAGGACAAGTATGCCACACGAAACAAATGGGGAGCTGCCAAAAGAGCCTATGCACTGGAGCACAGACTATATTTCTGCGACCAATGCGGCAAATCTTTTAGCGAGAAGGGCAACTTCAATGTGCACCTCAGACGGCACAAGGGCACCAAGGAGTTCCAGTGCCAGGAGTGCGACCGCATGGAGTTCACCCAACACCTGCTCAATTTGCACGTGCGGATCAAGCATCGTGGTGAGCTGCCCTACGTGTGCAAGTACTGCGGCAAGCGATTTGACAACTGCCTCAAGCGTCTGAACCACGAGCGCAACCACAAGGAGAGTCCCGTCCACCGACCACACGTGTGCTCCACATGCCAGAAGGCCTTCAAGACTTCGACGGCCCTGAAGGACCACATCGTGGTGCACACGGGAGAACAGCCATTCCAGTGAGTTTCGGTCAAACAGCCACTTGTTGGATCTTTACCTAATACATTTTCTTTAGCTGCGAGCTCTGCCAAACGTTCTTTAATAGAAGGAACGCCCTAGCCACCCACTACAAGTCGAAGCACCATCGTCTGAAAGTTGAGGAGCAGTCAAAAAACACTGTGGGTGGAGATGCTACTGTCCAGCCGGATGGGTAAATCGTTGGTTTCTTGTGTGGATTATTAAGCATTCATCCTTGCCTTTCGCATGTTCTGCTGTTGACTTGCAAAATGCCCCTCCCTTGTTTCTTAAAAAGATATTGCATAGTAGTGGTTTTGCTAACATCGGTGATAATATTTtctcattaaaatcaaatggaaaataattttcaataaagaatataaattaaaaataaagaattGTGTATTATTGTGCCGAGTACATTCATCCATTCTCAACAAGTgtttaaagtaaaaaaaaagccATATACACCGGACTATAATCGCTACCCCCTGAAAAGTACTTTTGGCTACGCACATGGATGCAGCCCTGAGTTCAACCCCTAGTTCAAGGTTATGCAGCCCTGCAAATCGTGCTTGCTGTTTTGCAGAAATTCGCAGTTTGCCGGCAAAGGATGAAGTGCGCAGTTCACATCCACAGCAATAGATTCCTCTGCGAGTCCAAGCACATCTCGGTGAAAAAAGAAAGCATTTTCCGGACTTTCCCAACTGCCCGCGAAACTTTTCTCCGAAAACTTTCGATTCAACATTGCCAAAATCGGGAGAACTCCAAGTATTTGCGAATAACTTTCAGAGATGAGGTCGTCTAGGACATCCAGTGTTTCAAAATGGGTGTGTCACTCGAACCCTTATTAATATTCTAATCTCGTATATTATGTATACCTTCGTTTTTTGTTGCATTCAAGGAGCGCCAGTCAAACGACAACAAAAATACAATGCGCTCTTCGCGGCAGGTTAACAAAAAGCTTGTGAAGCTATTCCTGGCGGAGGCAGACGACAGTGACGCTACCTGCACCACATCCACTGCCCTGGACACCACCACGGCAGACAGTGCGTTTTTTGATAGTAATTTCGACGAGGAGAGCACTGGGCTCCAGGACTGCGATCCAGGAAGCCAGTGCCGCACCTGCTTTCGCATCATATCGCGGCATGAGGATGCTCAGGATCTCTATGAGAGGGTCAACGTGGCGCTTCTGCACAACATAAAGGTCATAACTGGGGTGTGGGTACGTCTAATATATGCATTTAAAATAAGCCCactatataatattaaaacaGAGCTGCATTAATAAACTAACATTTAATTGCAGATACAACAAGGAGTGAAGGAGCTACCGCATCACATTTGCGCAACGTGCCAGGAAACTCTGAATAAATCCGTGGAATTCCGTGCCAAGTGCCAGCAGGTCGACAAAAAGCTTAGGCAGACGACGAAAAAGTGCAATGTGCAAATCGGTGACGAGGAAATGGAGTCGGAGCTGGAAAATGTGCTCTATGAAGAGTCCGCCCAGCAGGCAGAGGAACTCCTAGGACAAAAAAATGTCAGTTCAGAGTTGTGGTCGGATAGTGAGGGTGCCATGGATGAAGAGGACTTTCCACTGGATGCAGATCCAACTCAGTTTTCACTAAGTGAAGAGGAGTTGGATCTAGACAGAGATACAGAAGAAGAGTTAGCTTTGGAGCAAAACAAGTCatataatgaaataattaGCATACGAAAGTGTAAGACAAAGGAAGAGATTGGTAAGGTAGATCACGGAGCCAAGGTCTATAAGGTTGTGCTCGGTGAGTACAATAGCCAGAAGGAAACTGCACCAAAGTATTCGCTACCACTACCAAAGAGACCTCAACTCAGGGTGAGTCCAGAGGAGAAAAAACGAAGGCGACGCGAAAGGATTCAAGCGAAGCCATTGAACTATGTCTGCGACAAGTGCGGGCACTCCTTTCGCCAACGCAGTCAGCTGGAGATGCACTTGCTCCGGCACAATAGGGCCAAGAATTTCGAGTGCCCCGAGTGCCCGAAGAAGTTCTACGATCTCTATACGCGCAACATTCACGTAAGGGCGATGCACAAGGGCGAAAATCCCTTTCCCTGCAACCACTGCAATGAGTCCTTCGCAAACGCAAGCAGTCGTCACAGGCACGAGAGGTGAGTGCACAACTATTTGATGGTTCCATCATCTTATCACTTCGATTGACTCACCAGGAATGTTCACGGAGCAGGCAATCGCATTCGCACGCGGGCGAAATCGAAGGAAGAGGGACCCAGTCGCCATTACTGCACCATGTGCACCAAAAGTTACACCAGCAAGAACGGACTAGTCCTGCACATGAACTTCCACAACGGAAGCAGGCCCTTCCAGTGCAAGATTTGCCAGATGAAATTCGCAGACCCATCTGCCATGAAACGACATCAAGCTTTGCACGACAAGTTTCCCATTCGCTGCGACATCTGCCTAAAGGGATTCCTGCTGCGCTCCCAACTTATAAAGCACCAGGATGTACACACAGGAATGCGTCCTTATCGGTGGGTTGAAAAGGGAATCCCGACTGCTGTCCGTTTActtatttttgatttattttaccAGGTGCGAGGTCTGCGATGTTCACTACCGCCATAGATATAATctaaacaaacacaaaaccACCGATTTGCATCGGGATAATATGCAGAAAGCTataaaagaataaattaaTGGACTGCAACAAGCATTTAAAGATATTGATAAGGATATTAACAAAATGGACTTTGAATCTCAAACACATCACTTGACCGCGTTTAAGCCAAATGCACATTGAGTGCGAGCCAGAACTCAGGATGAAAAGACTCAAACTcttgaatatatataatttttataaaaattgatATACTTTCATGGCGAAGTACGTAATAATTATAAGGTGATTGCACGTTAAGTGCCAATATAGAAGATTATGACCCgaacaatattttaaaaatatattccgTATAAGATTAGAATTATGCATTTAATAACATTAAACTTAATGAACATAAACTCAATCTGAATAGTTCAGACGTATGTTTCATGAAAggaacaaaaaatatttatattattattaatattaaatataaataagttttttatttgtttttcctaATTCAAAAACCAGCAGATACTgttatttgaataactccagtTTCCCGGGCAAGTCAGTAAGGGGGTTGGTTTTGAATGTTTTTTTCCAACTCTGGTCGTTGACTATtcaaaagtgaaataaaacaCAGTAATAGGAAACAGAACCATTAACTGATTTCAAAATTAcgattattataataatagtaattatattaattatattataaaaaattgaatacAAAAAAAGAACTGAACGTAATAATCTAATTTCTATTTAATTGGAAagtatttttaatactttCTATTGCCTAGGGAAATgataagtaaatatttaaccacaaactatttaaaccaatttatttatttattaaaaagtcAACCGAAATAGCAGTGCCGTTAACCACCCCGATTTCAGTGTAGCAAAACACAAGCCGGCCAGTGTTGCAAAGGACCACCACCCAttgtatacatacatataaataatacctactcacacatacacgcacacacgagTACAGTCGCAAGTTGCGACTCGCAACGCCATACAAAAAGTTGGAACTGAGTGGAATCGGAGTACTATATAGCCAGCCGATCCCTTCCAGAGCGCCGGAAGAGTAGCTCACATCCGAACCCACGTCCCCGAGCCAATGTCGCGGCGGGAATAGCGCGATTCGCAGTCCAAACACGATGATAAACCCCATTGCATCCGAGTCGGAGGCCATCAATTCGGCCACCTATGTGGACAACTATATCGATTCGGTGGAAAACCTGCCGGACGACGTGCAGCGCCAGTTGTCACGCATCCGCGACATAGACGTCCAGTACAGAGGTGAGTTCTGGTCGAGATTACGCCTGttggaaaagcggaaaaccTAACCTCGCCTCTTGGTCCAAACCCGTCGATTTACAGGCCTCATTCGCGACGTGGACCACTACTACGACCTGTATCTGTCCCTGCAGAACTCCGCGGATGCCGGGCGACGGTCTCGAAGCATCTCCAGGATGCACCAGAGTCTCATTCAGGCACAGGAGCTGGGCGACGAAAAAATGCAGATCGTCAATCATATGCAGGAGATAATCGACGGCAAGCTGCGCCAGCTGGACACCGACCAGCAGAACCTGGACCTGAAGGAGGACCGCGATCGGTATGCGCTTCTGGACGATGGCGCGCCCTCGAAGCTGCAACGCCTGCAGAGCCCGATGAGGGAGCAGGGCAACCAAGCGGGCACTGGCAACGGTGGCCTGAATGGAAACGGCCTGCTTTCGGCGAAAGATCTGTACGCCTTGGGCGGCTATGCAGGTGGTGTTGTGCCCGGTTCCAGTGCCATGAACTCCGGCAACGGTGGCGGCTCAACGCCCAACTCGGAGCGTTCGAGCCATGTCAGTAATGGTGGCAACAGCGGGTCTAATGGCAATGCCagcggcggaggaggcggagaTCTGCAGCGCACAGGCAGCAAGCGGTCGAGGAGGCGAAACGAGAGTGTTGTCAACAACGGAAGCTCTCTGGAGATGGGCGGCAACGAGTCCAACTCGGCAAATGAAgccagtggcagtggtggtgGCAGTGGCGAGCGCAAATCCTCGTTGGGCGGTGCCAGCGGAGCGGGTCAGGGACGAAAGTCCAGTCTGCAGTCGGCTTCCGGCAGTTTGGCTAGCGGCTCT of Drosophila mauritiana strain mau12 chromosome 3R, ASM438214v1, whole genome shotgun sequence contains these proteins:
- the LOC117144295 gene encoding zinc finger protein 2 isoform X1; the protein is MLEMEKPSQCHLCASCFRRLNPTIIFSLEILAKIKDLTGIWLEQNERQPRHICPSCLNDLNTSIKLKNRIQRVHDEATLRWEYGLDEDLSSTVSDIEPEEDSSDLESEESHTTSYSEHQEGKLSDLENYPFDKKAEEFEIDLNLDNGDSRNGPHNPNDSESPLIFKYKNPLIETTSLAKENLPETVDAQSPKKGNFIQIGSDLSLLKTGPSIKVVKPLALFPEGGAAENVPPAKRRARKIQSLECPKCEKVFKTPYNLKTHMVRHTGEKNFPCTFCDKRFVTKYLVRLHERVRHMGEQPFKCNFCSKTFFTSSAKSRHERIRHIRDLSYQCDQCTKRFNTKTCLNKHKFLHTGLKPFDCVICQINFARKAALRRHFDSVAHLIRANAILEIEGEH
- the LOC117144295 gene encoding protein krueppel isoform X2; translated protein: MVRHTGEKNFPCTFCDKRFVTKYLVRLHERVRHMGEQPFKCNFCSKTFFTSSAKSRHERIRHIRDLSYQCDQCTKRFNTKTCLNKHKFLHTGLKPFDCVICQINFARKAALRRHFDSVAHLIRANAILEIEGEH
- the LOC117144294 gene encoding zinc finger protein 32, which codes for MTTLCRTCGQEAEHAKALFDKETRDVLSNILKLTGLWLRNLPGVPTRICLSCLLDLNNATAFRERCIRTNSSWFEKQGKQEDSDTETAKEGGNNRVESRVYVMPISIAQPQRRRILPQRSKKVNGGTLKTVETPIYPLIVPEIPPADLIDPLRCEDPIQSEPLLSADYPEESMNHEEAESKMPQVKKEEPRTPQVIEKVQKTRRKPRNKGCLEECPGKDMARIENIDSITNKTKEDKYATRNKWGAAKRAYALEHRLYFCDQCGKSFSEKGNFNVHLRRHKGTKEFQCQECDRMEFTQHLLNLHVRIKHRGELPYVCKYCGKRFDNCLKRLNHERNHKESPVHRPHVCSTCQKAFKTSTALKDHIVVHTGEQPFHCELCQTFFNRRNALATHYKSKHHRLKVEEQSKNTVGGDATVQPDG
- the LOC117145128 gene encoding zinc finger and SCAN domain-containing protein 12; protein product: MRSSRTSSVSKWERQSNDNKNTMRSSRQVNKKLVKLFLAEADDSDATCTTSTALDTTTADSAFFDSNFDEESTGLQDCDPGSQCRTCFRIISRHEDAQDLYERVNVALLHNIKVITGVWIQQGVKELPHHICATCQETLNKSVEFRAKCQQVDKKLRQTTKKCNVQIGDEEMESELENVLYEESAQQAEELLGQKNVSSELWSDSEGAMDEEDFPLDADPTQFSLSEEELDLDRDTEEELALEQNKSYNEIISIRKCKTKEEIGKVDHGAKVYKVVLGEYNSQKETAPKYSLPLPKRPQLRVSPEEKKRRRRERIQAKPLNYVCDKCGHSFRQRSQLEMHLLRHNRAKNFECPECPKKFYDLYTRNIHVRAMHKGENPFPCNHCNESFANASSRHRHERNVHGAGNRIRTRAKSKEEGPSRHYCTMCTKSYTSKNGLVLHMNFHNGSRPFQCKICQMKFADPSAMKRHQALHDKFPIRCDICLKGFLLRSQLIKHQDVHTGMRPYRCEVCDVHYRHRYNLNKHKTTDLHRDNMQKAIKE
- the LOC117144293 gene encoding transcription factor Ouib → MTPQCRLCGDSIYTQNPVNIFDERIKMVRQIALVTGLWLTDHSKMPRNMCSCCLLSLKSAIAFRQVCINTNNRLTTQRRRLEAKDDGCWDDPLSDAHEVLKINDAEVEQEVLYEVSYADNEGLEEDHDLFKEEEESEVDEQKEFVDIASELPSNKEDNEQEQKQECEDMVDKRKGHDAGEESQEYEESHPDEEDELWQNEDGDSDTEIDSMSDRKATSRQPALDEDKKSIRKYTNRSSPKNDDTDILKTAKKKRKTYVSRKVHVCDHCGKKFTDKGNFNLHVLRHSGVKPFECPECGQKEFNRYILNIHIRVKHRGEKPYACQFCDEKFAHSTMRSRHENRVHRNRKSPKNFKCNYCDKRFESNYQRAKHEVVHTGERKFHCEVCKVSFTRNSNLRTHYRSGQHQRRQIAMSAKSEKDSKNK
- the LOC117144210 gene encoding inhibitor of growth protein 1, with amino-acid sequence MINPIASESEAINSATYVDNYIDSVENLPDDVQRQLSRIRDIDVQYRGLIRDVDHYYDLYLSLQNSADAGRRSRSISRMHQSLIQAQELGDEKMQIVNHMQEIIDGKLRQLDTDQQNLDLKEDRDRYALLDDGAPSKLQRLQSPMREQGNQAGTGNGGLNGNGLLSAKDLYALGGYAGGVVPGSSAMNSGNGGGSTPNSERSSHVSNGGNSGSNGNASGGGGGDLQRTGSKRSRRRNESVVNNGSSLEMGGNESNSANEASGSGGGSGERKSSLGGASGAGQGRKSSLQSASGSLASGSAATSSGAAGGGGASGAGVVGGNNSGKKKKRKVRGSGASNANASTREETPPPETIDPDEPTYCVCNQISFGEMILCDNDLCPIEWFHFSCVSLVLKPKGKWFCPNCRGERPNVMKPKAQFLKELERYNKEKEEKT